The nucleotide window ttttttagtttatttgcctgctttgggtcttcattgctgcatgcgggctttctctaattgcagcgagcagggctactctttgttgcggtgcgcgggcttctcattgcggtggcttctcttgttgcggagcatgggctctaggtgcgggggcttcagtggttgcagcgggcaggctcagtagttgtggctcacgggcttagttgctccacagcacgtgggatcttcccggaccagggctcaaactcttgtccactgcactggcaggcggattcttaaccacttcaccaccagggaagccccattttgtaCTCATTTTAAATCATTCTAAAACTCTGTGCAGAATCTAAGCCTTTCTGAGTACATTCAAGCACATTGGATATTCCACCAACTTCACCTCTTTGCACAGACTCTCCCACAGCCCTCCGTGCTGCCACACGGAGACTGGTTCCCTGCACCCCTGGGGCAGGGCTGATGTCCCGGATCTCCTTCTCCTCATTCTGGGcagccctctgcctctctctcctacTGTATAATTTTACAAGGCTTCCCTGTTGCCTGGATCCCATGTTTCCCTGCTGTTGGTTTTCTCCATCATTTCCCCCGCAGTTTGTCTAACAGTAACCTGAAGAAGGGAACATGGAAAGGAAAACATTGTAACTCTGAAATATCTTAGGCTACCCTAGGACTTACTCTCATCTTGACCCAATCTAGAACTCTATGTTGGAAATACTGATTTTTTCCCTTAGAATTCGGAAGGCGTTGATTCACTGTCTTCTAGCCTCCAGGCCCATGTTTTTTGCCTCTTGAAGTTTTCAAGGTCTctcttcttttccatcctttctgCAATTTCACTGTGATGTTTCTTAGTGTCGGTCTGTTTTCATCTACTGCAGTAAGAGTTTGCTTAGGCCATTCCAGATGTAAATTTTTGCCTGTAAACTCCGAGAGGtttccttgaaaataattttttattatttcctactCTCCCTTATTTTTGAAACTTGTATTGCTTACTCGCTGGAATCTCTTGATTGATAGAGGAATATTCTTATAGGTCTTCTCTCCTCCTTGCCATtacttttctattcctattactTACTGTGAGTATGACTGTAATTTTTCAATTCAtctactgaattatacacttctatgacattatttttaatttcaaagagcCCTTTTTGGTTCTATGATTTTATATAATTGTAtagaattctgtttttgtttaatatacaatatatcttTTACATCTTTCAAATATTATTGCTAACAGTGGTAGGGGAGCTGTCAGGTCTCTTGGTTATCTACTTTCATGATATCATGAACTTCCTCCTCACAGCACTTAGCTCAGTAGTGATTTACATTTATCTTTGTCATTTCTGTCCATCTCCCTCACCACAGTGCCTGTCGCACATCACCCAGGTCCTaactgtttttcttcattttttctccaGTGTCTCCAGATCATGATTGAAGGTGGCCTTGAAATATAcactccttaacctctctgagtctccactTCTGTGTCTCCTTTCTctgagtctctctctctgtgtctgtacAAAGGCATCACATGTTGGGTGCCTCAtgggtttgctttttgttttaattaattaatttatttatttattggctgcaccaggtcttcattgcggtacgcgggatctacttccctgaccagggatcgaacccgggcccctgtattgggagctcggagtcttagcctctggaccaccagggaagtcccctcgtGGGTTTGCTTTGAGGAATAAATTTGACCCACTATGTAAATCACATGGCATTATTGCTTTAATTCTTATTAAGTGTTCCTCTATTCATAGTTACCATCACTACAATGAATATagcatttagcttgtttccattcTTTGCTTTTATAAACCACAATTCAAGAACATCCTTGAATATATGTTTTTGAGAACATGTGTGATTATCTTCGCAGGATaaatttctgaaagagaaatttctatGTCATAATGTAAACATATTGaaggcaaccctcctacactgttggtgggaatgtaaatcggtatatccactagggagaacagtatggaggttgattaaaaaagtaaacatacaaGTACCATGTGACCCAGCTATCCCAATCCTGGGCCTAGATTCGGAGAAAACCGTAGTTTTAAAAGACACGGGCACCCCAACGATCAtggcagcactatgtacaatagccaagacatggaagcaacctaagtgtataaggacagatgaatgcataatgAAGATaggatacatatacacaatggaatattactcagccataaaaaggatgaaataatgccatttccagcCACAAGGAAGGAAGCGAAACTGGAAAAGACAagtatcctatgatatcacttacaggtggaatctaaaactggatacaaatgaacttctttacaaaagagaaacagcctcacagacttagaaaagaaacttacggttaccaaaagggaaaggtggtGGGCAGGGAAAAATGAGCAGGTTgagatgaacatatacacactactatttataaaataatcaacaaggacccactgtatagcacaaggaaccctactcaacactctataataacctatatgcgAAGAGAACCCAAAAAAGGACATATATACGTCTATGCATAAGTGAGTCAagttgctgtacacctaaaaaaaCATAACGCCccgcaacattgtaaattaccTATAcaccaatacaaaataaaaaaaatttttaatgtaaatatactGAAATTGAGACGTTCTGCATActgacctttaaaatttttcgACCAGTTTTCAATCCCATCAATCTTTATGACAGTATATTCTCCCTAAATTCCTGTCAATACTCTCCTCATACTATTATCTTTGCCAAGATGATAGATTTTAATTTATTCCCATTCTTTATTCCACATCTACATTTTTCTTTACGtttatttgttatatatttgtttgacatttgcatttcttattttacaaattgttttctaatacactttaattatgttttgtttgggatttagttattttaaacacTGAATTCAGGAAGGACAAAGCAGCCTCCAACATCAGAAGCTGGTCTGACGTTTACCTTAGGCCTCAGCGTTGCCAGAAGCTGGGCTGGTGCTCACCACGCAGCCGTGTTCTTCTCCTATTGGACATATGTCACCCCACAGAACATCAACATCAGACAAGGACACCTGAGACCATGACACAGTGAGACAAAACAAGACCACAACATCATTTTCTCCAAGCACAGACCAAACAAGGCAGCACTATGCACCTCACAATGTATCAAGCCTCTCCCTGTGCTGATACCAGCAACCACGGCTTCTTTCCAATCACAGCTGCATCCTCACTCTAGTCTTTCCTCCTTACAGGGAAGATTCACCGACATGCCCGGTCATAGAATTGCCCCCACTTCCTGACAACACTCAGTGTAGAGTGAGCCCCTCCTCCATACACCCTCCTCAAAATCACCCAACCAGAGCCCACATCTTGTACATGTTCTATCTAGATAGGTGTTCTATCTAACACCTCACACTAAGACACCGTGGTCCCCGATGGTGTGTCATCTCCCTCGCTGCATCCAGTAATAAATCCAACTTGTTTGCCCACAGATTTTCTCCTGGTGGTCTTTGGCTGAAAAACATTGCAACCTGTTTCTCAATGTTTTTGTCTTTGAGTTTGATAAGGGCATGTGTTAGTATCTTTGTGAATGTCTGGTTGACATAAagaaaatttatgattttttagcGGTTTTTCACCTTTGGGTCATACAACTCTTCATTCCCCAAATGTAAAAAATTCAAGTATTTTTTTGTCTAGGAGAGAGGGGTCCAAGGGTGAAGGGAAACAGAACTGATTGAATTTGGGGGGAACGAATAGCAGGAGCAGTCAGTAAAGAATTCTAAGCTGGTGGATTCTAAGGTTTACATCTCCTGCTTTATCATTTCACAAGTATGTACAGGTCCTGCAAGGTATTTGATATCTGCTGTGTTCAGTGAATACTTTCTCTTGGGCTAAGTGAAGACTTCAGTGTCTGCTTATATTTACCAGGTTAATGAAAAGAACAGCAAGAGCTCAAGGTTATAAAGACAAGAATTAGCTCCAGCGATGGGCAGTCTTGAACACATATGACCTTAAGGTGATAAACCACGGTGTCCTTAATGTCTGAACACTCTAGTTGTTAAAATACATGTTAATGAAACTTTCTGCGCATGCTGCATTTTAAGGATATATCTAAGACCCACATAGACAAATCCATGATTTCCATATGAAGGTTATTTTAATATGCATCAACCTATGAGTCACACAGTATCTTTTTGGGGGAGGAGACTGGAAATTAAGAACATTATAGATATGCAATGCCCAATAGGCTAGCTACTAGCCAcatatttaatgttatttaaactAAATAACATTAAGGTGCTTAGCACAGTAGCCACTTCTGAGGTGCTAAAGAGCGACctgtagctagtggctacctgATTTTGACAGTGCAGATATAGAACAATTCCTTCACCACAGAACATTCTATTGGACAGGACTGCTCTTCATGCTTTCTGGGCCTCAAGTCAGATATACTGGACCCATGAAAGGGCcaatattatttcacttagagaagATGTCAGATTTCTGTCTGGGATATGAATACATACTTAGCTGGTGTGTAACAAAACCAAACTAGGTTATGAGTGGGTATGGTGCCTTCAGGCACAAACTGTTTCCAGGTCCAAAGGGGAAACACCTGTCCCCCTACCTCCCTTCCCGGACTGAGGACACTCTCTGGGATCAGTTTCCAAGGGGTAAGTTCTCTCCTAGAGGAGCCCCAGGGGCAGGGCCCTCAGCTGAGTGTGGGGAGGCAGGGAGTCCAGCTCAGGGAGAGGGATTCTCCAAAACGAACAGGAGGCAAAGGCAAGGGTCAGTTAGGAGATTTTCCCAGGTTTATTCGAACAGCAGTTCTCAGAGTGTGATCTGTGGAACCCTTGAAGTCACTGAGACCCTTTCATGAGATCCATGAGGTGAAACCTACTTTCATAGCATTACTAAGATATTATTTGACTTACCATTATGTTGACATTTGCTTTGAGGTATAACTTAGCAGTGATGGAGACTACTGTAGCaaactgcaatataattattttcaccACAACTtacttgcagaaaaaaaaaagcaggtttgCTTTAAAACCTTCTGGTTGATGCATTAcaaatttttatctttcctaataagctataacggaaaagaaaatgaaaaagaatgtatatacacatgtatagctgaatctctttgctgtataacagaaattaacacaacactgtaaatcaactatacctcattaaaaaaaactttaaaaaatacataaaaattcttTTGTTTCCTAAATTATCTTTAgatccactttttcttttttgggtgccacgccccacagcatgtgagatcttagttccctgaacagggattgaacccttgaacccaggccatggcagtgacagctctgagtcctaaccactggacggccagggaactcccttaaatccacattttaaaagtacCTTCTAAGATGACATGGGAAGTACCCATCAAGCCCTTCTGCTACATTCCAAAGTACTATGTCCCAAGGAAAATAATTTGTGTGACCTGAACTACCCTCTTCTTCATGGAATACAAtgtttacttgaaagaatgaatgacacTGGAAGATCTATATAACTTAGTGAAACAacgtattacttttttaaaatcttaccttAGTCCAAGAGACATTCAATGTGCAAAATAGGGTTATGGAGTTTAACGTAACAGAATAggaaatagttaataatattgtttcAGGTCCACTTTGAAAATAACCTTTGAGAAACTACCACTTGTGTAGTTTTCGTTTTGTATCAAAGACTAACATCCATGACTGTCTGAAAAGGTTTTTGAAAATACTACTCCTACATATGTGTGGGCCTGTTTATTTTCATAGACTTCAATCAAAACAACGGATTCATTGAAGAAGCAAACATGAACATCCAGGGGTCTTCTAATGAGACAGACAAGAAACAGAGAGacttgcaaaaatataaaaatctgaaaagcTCCACTTTTCCCACTACCGTGTTTATTTTGGGAAgtagttatttttcatattaaatcatgggttattaatattattctaaataaattaattttaaaattttaaactctattaTTTGTACTTTGGAAAGTACCGACAGAAGTATCCACACAAAATTATCTGTGGGGTCGTCACTAGTTTGTAAGACTGTATAAatattctgaccacaatgctgtgaaaATCGCTGACTACACAGTCCCTGGGCCAGGACTCAGGGAGACACTGTGACAAAGAGCTCTCggtgcaggaggggagggatCAGGCAGAGTCCCAGGTCCCGGGAGGAGCAGGCTCTCAGGCTCTCAGGCTCTCAGGGTGTCAGGCGGTCTCTGGGGCGGGGACGCTCCGCGGGGGGGATTCCCAGTCTCCCGGAGTTTCACTTTCTCTCTCACAACCTGTGTCGGGCCCTCCTGCCTGGATACTCGTGACGCGTCCCCACTTCTCACTCCCATTGCGTGTCCGGTTTCTGGAGAAGCCAATCAGCGTCCCCGCGGTTCCCGGTTATAAAGTCTCCACCGACCCGCCGCACGCAGTTTCTCCTCAGACGCCGAGGTGGTGGGTCATGGCGCCGCGAACCCTCCTCCTGCTCCTCTCCGGGGCCCTGGCTCTGACCGAGACCTGGGCGGGTGAGTGCGGGGTCGGGAGGGAACGGCCTCTGCGGGGAGGAGCCAGGGGACCCCGGGGGTCGGGGGTCAGGACTCCCAGGGAAGGAGCCACGCCGCCGCCCCCGGTCCCCGCCTGTCCCTCCCTTGCTTCCcgccccctcttctctccccgcGAGGTGCCGGCCCTTCTCCGACCTCCACACCTTTTCCGTCTCACGAGCCCCTCGCCCCCTCCCCGCTGCCGGCCCCGTCACCTCGGACCCGGGGACCCGCGCTGGGAGGAGGGTCGGACCGGATctcgcccctccccgcccccaggctcCCACTCCCTGAGGTATTTCTACACCGGGGTGTCCCGGCCGGGCCGCGGGGAGCCCCGCTTCATCGTCGTCGGCTACGTGGACGACACGCAGTTCGTGCGGTTCGACAGCGACGCCCCGAATCCGAGGATGGAGCCGCGGGCGCCGTGGGTGGAGCAGGAGGGGCCGGAGTACTGGGATCGGGAGACGCGGACCTGCAAGGACGCCGCACAGATTTACCGAGTGGACCTGAACACCCTGCGCGGCTACTACAACCAGAGCGAGGCCGGTGAGCGACGCGGGCCCGGGTCCGGGTCACGACCCCCATCCCCAGGGACGGGCCGGCGTCGCCCCGAGTCTCCGGGTCCGAGGGTCACCCCAACATTGCGGGACCCGCCCGGCCCCGCGACTCGGGAGGAAACGGCGGGACTTTACCCGGTTTCATTTTCAGTTTGGGTTTAATCGCTGCGGCTGGTCGGGGCGGGGTCAGGGTCTCACACCATCCAGGAGATGTACGGCTGCGACGTGGGGCCGGACGGTCGCCTCCTCCGCGGGTACAGACAGGACGCCTACGACGGCGCCGATTACATCGCCCTGAACGAGGACCTGCGCTCCTGGACCGCGGCCGACGCGGCGGCTCAGATCACCAAGGGCAAGTGGGAGGCGGCcggtgctgcggagcaactaaggaaCTACGTGGAGGGCACCTGCGTGGAGTGGCTCCTCAGATACCTGGAGACCGGGAAGGACACGCTGCAGCGCGCAGGTACGAGGGGCCGCGGGGCCTCCCTGGTGTCCCCTCGGGCTGGAGCTGGCTTCCCACAAGGGGAGGAAATGGGGTCCCTGTGGGAACACCGCCCCAACTTCTTGTCGGGAGAGGGAGGAATCCGCCCAGGTTTTCATATTCGGTACAAGACAGTGACTCGCCGGTGGCCTCACTTCTCTGAAAGACAGTGAAGGAATCCAGTCTCTTTGGGGAAGAAACAGGAAACCATCCGTGAAATAACTGACCAGCGGCGCCCTTTGACCCTGACCCCCATCTTGTGAACCATGACTTTCTCTCTCAAGGCCTGTTCTCAGCCTGAGAACATCTTAGGAGGCCTGACTCTAGCTTTTCTGAGGCATTCAGCCTCTACCAAAGTCAGGACCATTGCTCTGTATTCTCCCCTTTACATGGAGCCTCCTACCTTGGCTTTCATCCTTATCATAGAACTTGACAAGGACTgggagatcttcccagaccccgGAGTCCAGGCTGGTGTCTGGTGTTTTTGCTGCTTCTTTTCAAACCTGTTGTGCTGTTCATTCTCAGGATGGTCACATGATGCTGCTTCAGTGGCCCATGAAGGTAACACTAAGTGTGAATTTTCTGATTCTTCCTCCTCAGACCCTCCAAAGACACACGTGACCCACCACCCCATCTCTGACCGTGAGGTCACCCTGaggtgctgggccctgggcttcTACCCTAAGGAGATCTCACTGACCTGGCAGCGTGATGGGGAGGATCAGACCCAGGACATGGAGCTTGTGGAGACCAGGCCTTCAGGGGACAGAACCTTCCAGAAGTGGGCGGCCCTGGTGGTGCCTTCTGGAGAGGAGCAGAGATACACGTGCCACGTGCAGCACGAGGGGCTTCAGGAGCCCCTCACCGTGAGATGGGGTAAGGAGGGACGTGTGGGGTGGAGCTTCCTCTCAGATAAAGCAGGAGCCCTTCTGGACATGTTCAGCAAGGTCGGGATTCGTGCCTGAGGTCAGggccccttccctttcctccacagaaCCTCCTCAGTCCACCGTCCCCATCATGGTCCTCATTGTTGGCCTGGTTCTCTTGGTGGTCACTGGAGCTGTGGTGGCTGGAGCTGTGATCTGGAGGAAGAAGCACTCAGgtagggaaggggggaaggatcTGAGTTTTCTTGTCTCACTGGGGGGTTCAAGCCCAGGTGGAAGCTTGCCTGCGTGTGTATTGGGCAGCACCATTCAGAGACATTGCTTGTCAGTCTGCAGACTGGCACTTACCCTTTTGTAAGCACGTGTGGAAATGAAAGACACGTTTTTCACCTTCATAATTCCAGTTGGGGACCAGATTACCAGCACTTGAAGGTCAGAGAGGGAAGGTTCCTGCTGACAGACCCCCAGGAGGGAAGAAGTTGATCCAGTCCCCGCACATCTCCTTTCTTCATGTTCCTGATCCTATCATGGGTTTTGGTCAACAGTTCTGGAAAGTTCTCTGTGGTCCAGGACTAGAGGGTTCCTCTAGGATCTCACAACTCAGTCTTCTCCCTGGCCTCTCACGTGATGTTTTCTTCTTACAGGTGAAAAAGGAGGGAGCTACGCTCAGGCTGCAAGTAAGTGTGGAGGGGCTGTGATTCCTGAGACCCTTGTGAGGGTGCAGACAGGAGGCCATGGGGGGGCTCACCCTCCTAAAGTTCCTTCTCTAGTTTATCTCCTGTGGGTTCTGACCACGTCCTGGTTTTGTTCTCCCCCAGGCAGCGACAGTGCCCAGGGCTCTGATGTGTCTCTCACGGATCCTAAAGGTGAGACCCTGGAGGGCCTAGATTGGGAGAGATGTTGGGGCGGAGGAGATGCCCCAGGTGGTGGGGATCCTTGAATGGGACATTTGAGCATGTGGGGGGCTGTTGGGAAGGTCAGCACTTACATGACTGACCGGAATTTGttcatgattattttctttcacagTGTGAGACAGCAGCCTCGTGGGACTGAGTAATGCACGGTCCCACTATGTGGCTTCAGATCCCGTGACTCCTCTTTCTGCAGCTGCATCTGAATGTGTCTGTGTTCCTCGTAGCATAATGTGAGGAGGTGGGGAGACTggcccacccctgcccaccaCGACCCCTCCCCACCCGGACCTATGTTCTCTTCCCTGATCCACTTGCCTGTTccagcagaggcagggctgggccacCTCCATCCCTGTCTTAACTTCGTGGTGCACTGAATAATAATGTCTTAACTTGCCTGTTGGAAATAAAATCTGtatatgaattttgttttttctaattcctGCCGTGAGGCGTTTTTGGGATAATAAAGGAAAGGATTCTTAaagtttgagagagaaaataaatggaagcGCTGAGAACCTTCCAGAATCTGTGTGCTTGCTGTGCTCTGTCTGATGCAGGTGGGACAGGAGGAGGCGGTGAGGAGCTGAGTGTGGATGCGGCCTGTGCCCACTCCGTGCTCACTGCATCGTGGGCTTTGATGGGGTCACTGCTCTGCCAGGTCATCTGCTCTGTTCCTTTGTCCTCGTCACTTCAGTAGAACCTTGTCCCACCAGGACCTGTGATCTCAGAGGCTCAGAAATCAGCTGGGCCTCGTACTGTCTCCAGGACTGTGGGCAGCAAGGGCTTCCTGTAACCAGGTAGCCTTGGCTCGGGCCTTGCTCCCATCCTCGGACCCTGTCTTTATCGTGCGtgtttatattttgcttatttagttgttgttgttggaatAATGACTGTTGTTTTTCATGTGCAGAGTTTGGTCTCATTCTTCTCTGGGTGTCCCCATCTCTGACAGCAGCCGGAGTCATTTTGCCTGTCTTGTCCCCACAAGTCCAAGGGGGCCCTGCACACAGGATTCTCAGTAGTATCAAGAGAGCAATTTTCAGCCTCATCCAGCTCTTGCCCTCCTTCTAGAGATGTCTGCTGGATTCTTCTTTCCAACTTTTCCCCATCTTTTAAAAGGAACCAGATTCTGGAATTAGCAAACAGAAGGGACCCAATATGAGATGAGAGAGTCAATGTCTCTCATCTTGACAATTCTTGCtggatttctctcttctctgcagCCTGGCCCCTCTTCTGCCCTTAGATCTTCTAAGCCCAGTGCTGACTCCAATCCAAACTGATGGATTTAGAAAGCAGAGTCTAACAGAGTCAGGGTATGTTGGAATATAGGACGCATAAGTGCAGGATATTCTTTTCTGAAGCGAGAAGGAGCATGGTGTGTGGTGTGCAGACTGAttggtgtgggagggaggggagatcaGCCCTTGTGAGAAAAGTACAGGCGGCATTGATGTCATTGCAAATGGATGTTGTGCTGTAGCTGCCACAAGACAGCATGTGGCTTGAGGTCACGTTAATAAAGACACTGTCTCTAAAATAAGGAGGTGCTGTACACTGATCATTCAATTGATATTTTTGTGTGCCAGATACATGACACACTATTTTTGCATCTAGGAAACCTCAGGGAACTAACAACAGACAAAACTTGTCAGCCATGTGGCGTATATGCTCTAGGGGAAAGGGCAGAGTGCACTATGAGATTAGTAAGTGAGGGAAGTGTTTACATTGGAAGTTGGTAAGTGCTTTGAGGAAGGTGACCCAGCATGTAAGTGTGTGGGGACAGGGATGATGTCTGTTTTACTAGGGTGGTCAGTGTGGGCCTGATTGAGAAGGTGACCTTTGAGTAGAGATGTGAAGGACATGAAGGTATGTCCACGAGGATTCTGGGGCAAGTTCTCTCCAGGAAGGGGAGCCTCCAGTGCCAGTGCACTAGGGCAGGAGAGTGTCTGCGTGTTCAAGGAAGAGTGAGGAGGCCATCGTAGCTGGAGGAGAGAGGAATTGAGATGAGATGCAGTGTCCGGACAGATCATATAGACCTAGACAATATTAGAAGGGTTTTGATTTTGTCTGAGTAAGGGTGCGGagtctaggatttttttttttttttttttttttttgcggtacgcgggcctttctcactgttgtggcctctcccgttgtggagcacaggctccggacgcgcaggctccgcggccatggctcacgggcccagccactccgccgcatgtgggatcttcccggaccggggcacgaacccgtgtcccctgcatcggcaggcagactctcaaccactgcgccaccagggaagcccctacaagaTGGTTTGAACAGAAGAGTGACCTGGTGTGACTACTCTCTAGAAACATCTGGCTGCTGGGCAGAATCAGGAGGTGAAGGGCAAGAGATTCCATAGAGGAAACTGTAGGAAATGGTGCAGTGTCCAGGCTGGAGATACTGGTGATTGTCTGGGGTGTGAGCAGGGAAAGTAATAGTAACTGattggattctggatatattctgAAAGTGGCGTTTTACAGCAATTCCTAATGGATGGAATTTGGGTTATAAGAAAGCAGAATGAAGGAAGACCCCAAATTTTGAGATTTGCAAGTAGACATGTGGGGCACCTTCCGCAGAAATGGGGAGACTCTGGAAGCAGCATATTtgaagaggccacagcactggCATTCGCTTTAGGAAAGTACAAACTGAGTCTGGGGTTCAGGTGAGATGACCTGGCTGGGGAAATAGTTGGAGGAAGTGACACCCTATAAATGAGGTTTAAAGCTTTGCGAACAGATGAGGTCACCAGGGGAGAATTGGCTACAGAAGAGGAAGGACAAGGACTGAACCCTGGACCCCCCAGAGCTATGCGATCTGATCAGACCACACACCCAAGCAGACCGCACGGTTCTGAACACCGAGTCTAGACGGCAAAGAGACCAGGGGGTCCCGATCTTCCTGTGCACCACCTGCACACCTCAGGTGGAAGGGAGcgtgagaatctgcattttaaacaagtttggtgctgatgttgctggtcttCAGATCACATATTTAGTAGCAGCAATGTAGACCAGGATTCCCACGTGGCTGTGCATCAGCTTCACCTGTAGGGCTTGTTCATAAGGGATTCCTGGACCTCATGCCCACATTCTGAGATGGCGGGTCGGGGAAGAGGCTGAGTACTTTGTCAGAATCCCTACACGCAGTCCTGAGGCTCAGGCAGATTGGGATCCACTGAGGTCAGGGATCAGAGAGTAttcagggtggggaggggtttTAAATCTGCATTGAAATCTTTCTTCCCTGGGAAGAAAAAGGCAGGACATTTTCTGGGAGATACATGTTTTCTCTACCATGCAGTATAGCCAGGTGGAAAATTTAAGAAGCAGTTATCCACTCGGCATAAAGAAAAGCTTTTGAGTTCTAAGAGGGTAGACCTAAATTTTCTCCACACACACGAAAAAGGTGATAACGTGGCATGATACAGTTGTAAGCTAATGCTACGCtggtaattattttgcaatattaaGTGTATCAAGTGAAGTTGTACACCATAAACTTACTCAATATTGTAgatcaatcatatctcaataaagcagcGGGGAAGAGTCTCTGAAT belongs to Orcinus orca chromosome 10, mOrcOrc1.1, whole genome shotgun sequence and includes:
- the LOC101276578 gene encoding BOLA class I histocompatibility antigen, alpha chain BL3-7-like isoform X12; the encoded protein is MAPRTLLLLLSGALALTETWAGSHSLRYFYTGVSRPGRGEPRFIVVGYVDDTQFVRFDSDAPNPRMEPRAPWVEQEGPEYWDRETRTCKDAAQIYRVDLNTLRGYYNQSEAGSHTIQEMYGCDVGPDGRLLRGYRQDAYDGADYIALNEDLRSWTAADAAAQITKGKWEAAGAAEQLRNYVEGTCVEWLLRYLETGKDTLQRADPPKTHVTHHPISDREVTLRCWALGFYPKEISLTWQRDGEDQTQDMELVETRPSGDRTFQKWAALVVPSGEEQRYTCHVQHEGLQEPLTVRWEPPQSTVPIMVLIVGLVLLVVTGAVVAGAVIWRKKHSGEKGGSYAQAASSDSAQGSDVSLRHPKV
- the LOC101276578 gene encoding BOLA class I histocompatibility antigen, alpha chain BL3-7-like isoform X6 → MAPRTLLLLLSGALALTETWAGSHSLRYFYTGVSRPGRGEPRFIVVGYVDDTQFVRFDSDAPNPRMEPRAPWVEQEGPEYWDRETRTCKDAAQIYRVDLNTLRGYYNQSEAGSHTIQEMYGCDVGPDGRLLRGYRQDAYDGADYIALNEDLRSWTAADAAAQITKGKWEAAGAAEQLRNYVEGTCVEWLLRYLETGKDTLQRADPPKTHVTHHPISDREVTLRCWALGFYPKEISLTWQRDGEDQTQDMELVETRPSGDRTFQKWAALVVPSGEEQRYTCHVQHEGLQEPLTVRWEPPQSTVPIMVLIVGLVLLVVTGAVVAGAVIWRKKHSGEKGGSYAQAASSDSAQGSDVSLSLRQLPCGD
- the LOC101276578 gene encoding BOLA class I histocompatibility antigen, alpha chain BL3-7-like isoform X19 encodes the protein MAPRTLLLLLSGALALTETWAGSHSLRYFYTGVSRPGRGEPRFIVVGYVDDTQFVRFDSDAPNPRMEPRAPWVEQEGPEYWDRETRTCKDAAQIYRVDLNTLRGYYNQSEAGSHTIQEMYGCDVGPDGRLLRGYRQDAYDGADYIALNEDLRSWTAADAAAQITKGKWEAAGAAEQLRNYVEGTCVEWLLRYLETGKDTLQRADPPKTHVTHHPISDREVTLRCWALGFYPKEISLTWQRDGEDQTQDMELVETRPSGDRTFQKWAALVVPSGEEQRYTCHVQHEGLQEPLTVRWGKEGRVGWSFLSDKAGALLDMFSKVGIRA